The Streptomyces sp. SS1-1 genome has a segment encoding these proteins:
- a CDS encoding SDR family NAD(P)-dependent oxidoreductase, whose amino-acid sequence MDRFTGRTAVVTGAASGIGAATAGRLAEEGAAVVLADLAEDAGTAVAERITKDGGRALFVRADVAEDDDWRRIVAAAHTFGPVDLLVSNAYTVEVAPADAMTLTSWQRQLDVNLTASFLGFRAVLPDLRARRGAAVLTSSVHARVGLPGHPAYAASKGALLSLCGQLAVEYGPEVRVNAVVPGPILTAAWDRVPPEDRERSVAETAARRFGTPGEVAAAIAFLGSDDASFVTGTSLVVDGGWSVVKSSA is encoded by the coding sequence ATGGACCGCTTCACCGGCCGCACCGCCGTGGTCACCGGCGCGGCCTCCGGCATCGGCGCCGCCACCGCCGGACGCCTCGCCGAGGAGGGAGCCGCCGTCGTCCTCGCCGACCTCGCCGAGGACGCCGGTACGGCCGTCGCCGAACGCATCACCAAGGACGGCGGCCGGGCCCTGTTCGTCCGCGCCGACGTGGCCGAGGACGACGACTGGCGCCGGATCGTCGCCGCCGCGCACACCTTCGGGCCCGTCGACCTCCTCGTCAGCAACGCCTACACCGTCGAGGTCGCCCCGGCCGACGCCATGACGCTCACCTCCTGGCAGCGGCAGCTCGACGTCAACCTCACCGCGAGCTTCCTCGGCTTCCGGGCGGTCCTGCCCGACCTGCGCGCCCGGCGCGGAGCGGCCGTCCTCACCTCCTCCGTGCACGCCCGCGTCGGCCTCCCCGGACACCCCGCGTACGCCGCGTCCAAGGGCGCCCTGCTCTCCCTGTGCGGGCAGCTCGCCGTCGAGTACGGGCCCGAGGTCCGCGTCAACGCCGTCGTCCCCGGCCCGATCCTCACCGCCGCCTGGGACCGGGTGCCCCCCGAGGACCGTGAGCGCAGCGTCGCCGAGACCGCCGCCCGCCGCTTCGGCACCCCGGGCGAGGTCGCCGCCGCCATCGCCTTCCTGGGCTCCGACGACGCCTCCTTCGTCACCGGCACCAGTCTCGTCGTGGACGGCGGCTGGAGCGTCGTGAAGTCCTCGGCATGA
- a CDS encoding glycoside hydrolase family 27 protein — protein sequence MTSFALTTAIAVVLTASAAPPATADAARDTTVDQGAPSYYDSGLAPTPYMGWNTYYGLGAPTEKEVRAVADKLVSSGLRDSGYDIVWLDGGWQADNPRDAKGRLTAHPDRFPSGIPALVSYLHQRGLKAGIYTDAGEYDGGKTCGLGSRGHYTEDARQFAAWKVDAIKVDFLCGIGAQLDPGPAFKEFSDAVAKSGRRMLLNLCNPLTDDWGLPHTPEQDAHNTYAYAPLIADSWRTGTDIAWGTPSPGQWPNVLRNMDANAWHPEAQGPGHYNDPDYLIPTRRMPDGSLELSEEESTTQFVMWAEMGSPLVLGSDPRTLSASMIRTLRNPEIIAVDQDSLAVQGVRVATDSTGDVYSKDLAGNGQRAVVLLNRSDRPALRTVDFADVALGGTVKVRDLRARADRGTHTGSYTVEVPAHGTAFLKLTGEEALPGTGLGERATASPAVVRGGDTLTTFFRGPRGSLKQVAGDGTGRTKDLGGPTGGRILGQPAAYASAGGRIDLFVRGADSRVYRRVFDGGRWGGWQSLGGRVTDAPSVAFTDPAHWTLVARGADGRIVRRGPASDWSSLGAPGDRQTYGRPSAAVDAQGRVHIAVRTPSDDIWTRTRDASGAWSAWSSLGGTVSGSPTLVATGDAVVLYARAGDYTLWQQRYENGAWQGWTKRQEFPSAAFEGALGAVAGPDGAVDVAYRGVDGTVHRAQFE from the coding sequence GTGACTTCATTCGCCCTGACGACCGCGATCGCCGTCGTCCTGACCGCGTCCGCGGCACCGCCCGCCACCGCGGACGCCGCGCGGGACACCACCGTCGACCAAGGCGCCCCCAGCTACTACGACAGCGGTCTCGCGCCGACGCCGTACATGGGCTGGAACACCTACTACGGGCTCGGCGCGCCCACCGAGAAGGAGGTCCGCGCCGTCGCCGACAAGCTGGTCTCCAGCGGTCTGCGGGACAGCGGCTACGACATCGTGTGGCTGGACGGCGGCTGGCAGGCCGACAACCCCCGTGACGCCAAGGGGCGGTTGACGGCCCACCCGGACCGCTTCCCCTCCGGCATCCCGGCCCTCGTCTCCTACCTGCACCAGCGCGGCCTCAAGGCGGGCATCTACACCGACGCCGGCGAGTACGACGGAGGGAAGACCTGCGGGCTCGGCAGCCGCGGCCACTACACCGAGGACGCGCGGCAGTTCGCCGCCTGGAAGGTCGACGCCATCAAGGTCGACTTCCTGTGCGGCATCGGCGCCCAGCTCGATCCGGGGCCCGCCTTCAAGGAGTTCAGCGACGCCGTCGCCAAGTCGGGCCGCCGGATGCTGCTCAACCTGTGCAACCCGCTCACCGACGACTGGGGACTGCCGCACACCCCCGAGCAGGACGCGCACAACACCTACGCCTACGCCCCGCTGATCGCCGACTCCTGGCGCACCGGCACCGACATCGCCTGGGGCACCCCCAGCCCCGGCCAGTGGCCCAACGTCCTGCGCAACATGGACGCCAACGCCTGGCATCCCGAGGCGCAGGGCCCCGGCCACTACAACGACCCCGACTACCTCATCCCGACGCGCCGCATGCCCGACGGCTCCCTGGAACTGTCCGAGGAGGAGTCGACCACCCAGTTCGTGATGTGGGCCGAGATGGGCTCGCCGCTCGTCCTCGGCTCCGACCCGCGCACCCTGTCCGCGTCGATGATCCGGACGCTGCGCAACCCCGAGATCATCGCCGTGGACCAGGACTCGCTGGCCGTCCAGGGCGTCCGGGTGGCCACCGACTCCACCGGGGACGTCTACAGCAAGGACCTGGCCGGGAACGGGCAGCGGGCCGTCGTCCTGCTCAACCGCTCCGACCGGCCGGCCCTGCGCACGGTCGACTTCGCCGACGTCGCGCTCGGCGGGACGGTGAAGGTCCGCGATCTGCGGGCCCGCGCCGACCGCGGCACGCACACCGGGTCGTACACCGTGGAGGTCCCGGCGCACGGCACGGCGTTCCTGAAGCTGACCGGTGAGGAGGCGCTGCCCGGCACGGGTCTCGGCGAACGGGCGACGGCGAGCCCGGCGGTCGTCCGTGGCGGCGACACGCTCACCACGTTCTTCCGGGGACCGCGCGGCAGCCTGAAGCAGGTGGCCGGAGACGGCACGGGGCGCACCAAGGACCTCGGCGGGCCCACGGGCGGTCGGATCCTCGGGCAGCCCGCCGCCTACGCCTCGGCCGGCGGCCGCATCGACCTGTTCGTGCGCGGCGCCGACTCCCGCGTGTACCGGCGGGTGTTCGACGGCGGGCGCTGGGGCGGCTGGCAGAGCCTCGGCGGCCGGGTCACCGACGCGCCGTCCGTGGCCTTCACCGACCCCGCGCACTGGACGCTCGTCGCGCGCGGCGCGGACGGGCGGATCGTGCGGCGCGGTCCCGCCTCGGACTGGTCGTCGCTGGGCGCCCCCGGCGACCGGCAGACGTACGGCAGGCCGTCCGCCGCCGTGGACGCGCAGGGGCGCGTGCACATCGCCGTGCGCACCCCGTCGGACGACATCTGGACGCGGACGCGCGACGCTTCGGGCGCGTGGTCGGCGTGGTCGTCGCTCGGCGGCACCGTGAGCGGCAGCCCGACCCTGGTCGCCACCGGGGACGCCGTGGTGCTGTACGCGCGGGCCGGCGACTACACGCTCTGGCAGCAGCGGTACGAGAACGGCGCCTGGCAGGGCTGGACGAAGCGGCAGGAGTTCCCGAGCGCCGCCTTCGAGGGCGCGCTCGGCGCGGTCGCGGGGCCGGACGGTGCCGTGGACGTCGCGTACCGGGGCGTGGACGGGACCGTCCACCGGGCCCAGTTCGAGTAG
- a CDS encoding carbohydrate ABC transporter permease, giving the protein MAVLTAPHRKPPVPAPSRGGRARGPRRTPPLVLAFVLVPLLAEAVWVFWPALQGFYLALTSWDGVSPPRFVGLGNFREMASDDVFRGALGHTVLWLVLFGGLSALLGLAAALLLQQERRGVGFYRAALFLPVVFSLVATALVWQAVYQPDGVLNQLLESVGLGSLRHAWLADQDTALYAVIVPALWRQIGYVMVLYLAGLKGIDPALYEAAKVDGASAWQRFRHVTLPQLRSVNAVVVSVIIIDSLRSFDVVWSLTRGGPYHSSELLSTYMYSTAFQSLRLGYGSALAVVIFLLAFGVIASYLVRAFREAD; this is encoded by the coding sequence ATGGCCGTCCTCACCGCCCCCCACCGCAAGCCCCCGGTCCCGGCGCCGTCCCGTGGCGGCCGGGCCCGGGGCCCCCGGCGCACCCCGCCGCTGGTGCTCGCCTTCGTCCTCGTCCCGCTGCTCGCCGAGGCCGTCTGGGTGTTCTGGCCCGCGCTCCAGGGCTTCTACCTCGCCCTCACCAGCTGGGACGGCGTGTCCCCGCCGCGGTTCGTCGGCCTCGGCAACTTCCGCGAGATGGCCTCCGACGACGTCTTCCGCGGCGCCCTCGGCCACACCGTGCTCTGGCTGGTGCTGTTCGGCGGCCTCTCCGCCCTCCTCGGGCTCGCCGCCGCCCTGCTCCTCCAGCAGGAGCGCCGCGGCGTCGGCTTCTACCGCGCCGCCCTCTTCCTGCCCGTCGTCTTCTCGCTCGTCGCCACCGCCCTGGTCTGGCAGGCCGTCTACCAGCCCGACGGCGTCCTCAACCAGCTCCTTGAATCGGTCGGCCTCGGCAGCCTGCGGCACGCCTGGCTCGCCGACCAGGACACCGCCCTGTACGCGGTCATCGTGCCCGCGCTGTGGCGGCAGATCGGCTACGTGATGGTCCTCTACCTCGCCGGCCTCAAGGGCATCGACCCAGCCCTCTACGAGGCCGCCAAGGTCGACGGCGCGAGCGCCTGGCAGCGCTTCCGCCACGTCACCCTGCCGCAACTGCGCAGCGTCAACGCGGTCGTCGTGTCCGTCATCATCATCGACTCGCTGCGCTCCTTCGACGTCGTGTGGTCGCTGACCCGCGGCGGCCCCTACCACTCGTCCGAACTGCTGAGCACCTACATGTACTCGACAGCCTTCCAGTCCCTGCGGCTCGGCTACGGCTCCGCGCTCGCCGTCGTCATCTTCCTGCTCGCGTTCGGCGTCATCGCCTCCTACCTCGTCCGCGCCTTCCGGGAGGCCGACTGA
- a CDS encoding discoidin domain-containing protein produces MPDQPSVPSRRTVLTAGSTLLAGFGAGLGLPGVAAAAGTGHPRPGSTPGELAAYRPVKVSSTDYAPTPAEFAVDGLDTVGVRGSGWRAAAGDPQWISVDLQALCEVESLRLVFEATADDPPYVDAPNGNPRDNTTGQEILSSCAVDFVVETSRDEKAWTAVYRTDSGRGGVVEIELPKPVTARWVRLTVRKRSNANPLGLNGFQVYGTCRDRRPAVTGWTDWGVHHRTPPALKPAADGTVPLESGWDLTMDDRAGAEGAELSKPAVDTSRWLPATVPGTVLTTLVDQGHLPDPVAGFANLHVPEALSRHSWWYRREFRLPKGLDTGAGRHVWLELDGVNHKAEVWLNGGRVGEVVFPFARAAFDVTRLLAERGEQALAVKITPMPYPGSPGDKGPAGLAFVDAGATMMNRNSPTYLAASGWDWMPAVRDRAAGLWNHVRLRSTGAAVLGDVRVDTRLPELPDTGTAELTLVVPVRNADSTARSVTVRAAFEGVKLTRTVTVPAGKTTDVVFSPADHAQLRLRNPKLWWPNGYGEPALHELTLTATVGGRESDRRTTRFGIRQFGYEYDVPLTFQSGSDAYAQTVEFARQKARHVRIRCRTRATQWGSSIWNLSVIDSASPGTDLALHRDATASTVDEDAHKPGDVTDGDPKTRWSSAFDDDQWIAVDLGAESSFDRVVVTWEQAYAKTYDVQVSDDGDTWRDAASVDNTATPLPFRASGSAALQSVEFEPRTARHVRVLCHSRATSWGASMWSLSVIDSASPGTDLALRKEATASSEEGGGSRAANAVDGDPNTRWSSAYEDEQSIQVDLGAPVRFDRVVILWEQAYAKTYTVQVSDDGEHWTDVQSVDNSTVPLKISVNGVRVFCRGGNWGWDELLRRMPAERIDAAVRMHRDMNFTMIRNWLGSSNREEFYASCDEHGLLVWNDFPNAWAMDPPDHEAFLSLAQDTVRRYRSHPSIVVWCGANEGNPPGPLDDGMRAAVRAEAPELLYQNNSAAGIVTGGGPYGWVEPERYFSASTYGSGDFGFHTEIGMPVLPTAETMRRLVGDEPEWPVKGAWYYHDWSTRGNQAPQNYRAAIESRLGEAKDLDDFCRKAQFVNYENFRAMFEAWNARLWDDASALLLWMSHPAWYSTVWQTYDYDFDVNGAYYGVRKASEAVHVQADPVSGRVLAVNHTPRRITGAMVVVSRHDLSGRRLGTERRAKVDVAPSSTAPALTAGWTDDLPDLHLLRLRLLDARGDLLAENTYWRYREPAHLRALNEVAETRVSVEVTGTDRTGGRHGLTARLRNRGTTVAAMVRVSLRDGKGDRVLPTLYGDNYLWLLPGESRTVTLDWPAAALGSGRPVVRVEGYNVPAATASGR; encoded by the coding sequence ATGCCGGATCAGCCTTCCGTGCCGTCCCGCCGCACCGTCCTCACCGCCGGATCGACGCTCCTCGCGGGCTTCGGCGCCGGCCTGGGCCTCCCGGGCGTCGCCGCCGCGGCGGGAACCGGCCACCCCCGCCCCGGCTCCACGCCCGGTGAACTCGCCGCGTACCGGCCGGTGAAGGTCTCCTCCACCGACTACGCGCCCACCCCGGCCGAGTTCGCCGTGGACGGCCTGGACACGGTCGGGGTGCGCGGCAGCGGCTGGCGGGCCGCGGCCGGAGATCCGCAGTGGATCAGCGTCGACCTGCAGGCGCTGTGCGAGGTGGAGTCGCTGCGGCTCGTCTTCGAGGCGACCGCGGACGACCCGCCGTACGTCGACGCGCCGAACGGCAACCCCCGTGACAACACCACGGGGCAGGAGATCCTCTCCAGTTGCGCGGTGGACTTCGTCGTCGAGACGTCCCGCGACGAGAAGGCGTGGACGGCGGTGTACCGCACGGACTCCGGCCGGGGCGGAGTCGTCGAGATCGAGCTGCCGAAGCCGGTCACCGCCCGCTGGGTGCGGCTGACCGTGCGCAAGCGCTCGAACGCCAACCCGCTGGGCCTCAACGGCTTCCAGGTGTACGGCACCTGCCGCGACCGGCGCCCGGCCGTCACCGGCTGGACCGACTGGGGCGTGCACCACCGCACTCCCCCGGCGCTGAAGCCCGCCGCCGACGGCACCGTGCCGCTGGAGTCCGGCTGGGACCTGACGATGGACGACCGGGCCGGCGCCGAGGGCGCCGAGCTGTCGAAGCCGGCCGTGGACACCAGCCGCTGGCTGCCCGCCACCGTGCCGGGCACCGTGCTGACCACCCTGGTCGACCAGGGGCATCTGCCCGACCCGGTGGCCGGGTTCGCGAATCTGCACGTGCCCGAGGCCCTGTCCCGGCACTCCTGGTGGTACAGACGTGAGTTCCGGCTGCCGAAGGGCCTGGACACCGGGGCCGGCCGTCACGTCTGGCTGGAGCTCGACGGGGTCAACCACAAGGCGGAGGTCTGGCTCAACGGGGGCCGGGTGGGCGAGGTCGTCTTCCCCTTCGCGCGGGCCGCGTTCGACGTCACCCGGCTCCTGGCCGAGCGCGGCGAGCAGGCCCTCGCCGTGAAGATCACGCCGATGCCGTACCCGGGCAGCCCCGGCGACAAGGGTCCGGCCGGGCTGGCGTTCGTGGACGCCGGCGCCACCATGATGAACCGCAACTCGCCCACGTATCTGGCCGCTTCCGGCTGGGACTGGATGCCGGCGGTGCGCGACCGGGCGGCCGGTCTGTGGAACCATGTGCGGCTGCGCTCGACCGGCGCGGCCGTCCTCGGCGACGTCCGTGTGGACACCCGGCTGCCCGAACTGCCCGACACCGGCACGGCCGAGCTGACGCTGGTCGTCCCGGTGCGCAACGCCGACTCCACCGCCCGCTCCGTCACCGTGCGGGCCGCCTTCGAGGGCGTGAAGCTGACCCGGACGGTCACCGTCCCTGCGGGCAAGACGACCGACGTCGTGTTCAGCCCCGCCGACCACGCGCAACTGCGGCTGCGCAACCCCAAGTTGTGGTGGCCCAACGGCTACGGCGAGCCCGCCCTGCACGAGCTGACGCTCACCGCGACGGTCGGGGGCCGCGAGAGCGACCGGCGCACGACCCGGTTCGGCATCCGGCAGTTCGGCTACGAGTACGACGTGCCGCTGACCTTCCAGTCGGGCAGCGACGCCTACGCCCAGACCGTGGAGTTCGCCCGGCAGAAGGCCCGCCATGTGCGGATCCGGTGCCGGACCCGGGCCACCCAGTGGGGCTCGTCGATCTGGAACCTGTCGGTGATCGACAGCGCCTCCCCCGGAACCGACCTGGCCCTGCACCGGGACGCCACCGCCTCGACCGTGGACGAGGACGCCCACAAGCCGGGCGATGTCACGGACGGCGACCCGAAGACGCGCTGGTCGTCGGCGTTCGATGACGACCAGTGGATCGCGGTCGACCTGGGCGCCGAGTCGTCCTTCGACCGGGTCGTCGTCACCTGGGAGCAGGCGTACGCGAAGACGTACGACGTGCAGGTCTCCGACGACGGCGACACCTGGCGCGACGCCGCCTCCGTCGACAACACCGCGACACCGCTGCCGTTCCGCGCCTCGGGCTCGGCCGCGCTGCAGAGCGTGGAGTTCGAGCCGCGCACCGCCCGCCACGTCCGGGTGCTGTGCCACAGCCGCGCCACCAGCTGGGGCGCCTCCATGTGGAGCCTGTCGGTGATCGACAGCGCCTCCCCCGGCACCGACCTGGCCCTGCGCAAGGAGGCCACCGCCTCCTCCGAGGAGGGTGGGGGCAGCCGGGCCGCCAACGCCGTGGACGGCGATCCCAACACCCGCTGGTCGTCGGCGTACGAGGACGAGCAGTCGATCCAGGTCGACCTGGGCGCGCCCGTGCGGTTCGACCGGGTGGTCATCCTGTGGGAGCAGGCGTACGCGAAGACGTACACGGTCCAGGTCTCCGACGACGGCGAGCACTGGACGGACGTGCAGTCGGTCGACAACTCCACGGTGCCGTTGAAGATCAGCGTCAACGGCGTCCGGGTGTTCTGCCGGGGCGGCAACTGGGGCTGGGACGAGCTGCTGCGCCGGATGCCCGCCGAGCGGATCGACGCGGCCGTGCGCATGCACCGCGACATGAACTTCACGATGATCCGCAACTGGCTGGGGTCGAGCAACCGTGAGGAGTTCTACGCCAGTTGCGACGAGCACGGCCTGCTGGTCTGGAACGACTTCCCCAACGCGTGGGCCATGGACCCGCCGGACCACGAGGCGTTCCTGAGCCTCGCCCAGGACACCGTGCGCCGCTACCGCTCGCACCCGAGCATCGTCGTGTGGTGCGGCGCCAACGAGGGGAATCCGCCCGGCCCGCTCGACGACGGGATGCGGGCGGCGGTCCGCGCGGAGGCGCCCGAGCTGCTGTACCAGAACAACTCGGCGGCCGGGATCGTCACGGGTGGCGGCCCCTACGGCTGGGTGGAGCCCGAGCGCTACTTCTCGGCGAGCACCTACGGCAGCGGTGACTTCGGCTTCCACACGGAGATCGGTATGCCGGTGCTGCCGACGGCGGAGACGATGCGCCGGCTCGTGGGCGACGAACCGGAGTGGCCCGTCAAGGGCGCCTGGTACTACCACGACTGGAGCACGCGCGGGAACCAGGCGCCGCAGAACTACCGGGCGGCGATCGAGTCCCGGCTCGGTGAGGCGAAGGACCTCGACGACTTCTGCCGCAAGGCGCAGTTCGTCAACTACGAGAACTTCCGCGCCATGTTCGAGGCGTGGAACGCCCGGCTGTGGGACGACGCGAGCGCCCTGCTGCTGTGGATGTCGCACCCGGCCTGGTACAGCACGGTGTGGCAGACGTACGACTACGACTTCGACGTCAACGGCGCCTACTACGGCGTCCGCAAGGCGAGCGAGGCCGTACACGTGCAGGCCGACCCGGTGAGCGGGCGGGTCCTCGCGGTCAACCACACGCCGCGCCGGATCACCGGCGCCATGGTCGTCGTCTCCCGCCACGACCTCTCAGGCCGCCGCCTCGGCACCGAGCGGCGCGCGAAGGTGGACGTCGCCCCCTCCTCGACGGCGCCCGCCCTCACCGCCGGCTGGACGGACGACCTTCCCGACCTGCATCTGCTGCGGCTGCGGCTCCTGGACGCGCGCGGTGACCTGCTGGCCGAGAACACGTACTGGCGCTACCGCGAGCCCGCCCACCTGCGCGCCCTGAACGAGGTCGCCGAGACCCGGGTGTCGGTGGAGGTCACCGGGACGGACCGCACGGGCGGGCGGCACGGGCTGACGGCCCGGCTGCGCAACCGTGGCACGACCGTGGCCGCCATGGTGCGGGTGTCCCTGCGGGACGGGAAGGGGGACCGGGTGCTGCCCACGCTGTACGGCGACAACTATCTGTGGCTGCTGCCCGGCGAGTCCCGGACGGTCACGCTCGACTGGCCCGCGGCCGCCCTCGGCTCCGGCCGGCCGGTGGTCCGGGTCGAGGGGTACAACGTCCCGGCGGCGACCGCGAGCGGACGATGA
- a CDS encoding FadR/GntR family transcriptional regulator, producing MTPYARRGVHGQTVESLARRILGGRIPEGATLDLVALQSELDVSLTALRESLKVLAAKGMVDARQKRGTFVRARSDWNLLDADVLRWQFEGAGEATDADRTLLRNLAEVRAIVEPAAVRLAAERRTDADLHALEAALDAMGEDGAGPGHAVEADLAFHRALLAATHNELLERMEMVIEPGLAHRDRIVHSHPHSEDPVPAHRAVLDAVRERDPGAAEAAMRALLVQAGRDLDRLDGPGEATDDDDTKGTGGK from the coding sequence ATGACGCCCTACGCCCGCCGCGGCGTGCACGGCCAGACCGTGGAGTCCCTCGCCCGCCGTATCCTCGGCGGCCGGATCCCCGAGGGTGCCACGCTCGACCTGGTGGCGCTGCAGAGCGAGTTGGACGTCAGTCTCACCGCCCTGCGCGAGTCCCTGAAGGTGCTCGCCGCCAAGGGCATGGTCGACGCCCGGCAGAAACGCGGCACCTTCGTGCGGGCCCGCTCCGACTGGAACCTCCTCGACGCCGACGTGCTGCGCTGGCAGTTCGAGGGCGCCGGCGAGGCGACCGACGCCGACCGGACCCTGCTGCGCAACCTCGCCGAGGTCCGCGCCATCGTGGAACCGGCCGCCGTGCGCCTCGCCGCCGAGCGCCGCACCGACGCCGACCTGCACGCCCTGGAGGCGGCCCTCGACGCGATGGGCGAGGACGGCGCCGGACCCGGCCACGCCGTCGAGGCCGACCTCGCCTTCCACCGGGCGCTGCTCGCCGCCACCCACAACGAACTGCTCGAACGCATGGAGATGGTCATCGAGCCGGGCCTCGCCCACCGTGACCGCATCGTGCACAGCCACCCGCACAGCGAGGACCCCGTCCCCGCCCACCGCGCCGTCCTCGACGCCGTCCGCGAACGGGACCCGGGAGCTGCCGAGGCCGCGATGCGCGCCCTGCTCGTCCAGGCCGGCCGCGACCTGGACCGGCTCGACGGGCCAGGCGAGGCCACGGACGACGACGACACGAAAGGCACCGGGGGCAAGTGA
- a CDS encoding carbohydrate ABC transporter permease — translation MSATSMAVRRRRAATAGFHLGAGALALLWLLPIALVLVSSLRSFDDIAAHGLGGLPHSFTLDNFRQAWVDGGQQRALINSLLVTVPCVLATLALAAMAAFALSRYELPFRRSLLLLMLGGNLLPPQILLIPVSKLSEMIGVYDTLPALVGVQIGFGVGFYVFVLHGFMRAIPAEIQQAAVVDGAGPWQVFWRIILPLTRPALAALSALSFTWIFNDLLWAITVLRSDTKMPITAALIGLQGQYVSMWNVIAAGSVIAAAPTVAVFLRFQRHFVAGLNLGAVK, via the coding sequence ATGTCCGCCACCTCCATGGCCGTACGCCGCAGGCGGGCCGCCACCGCCGGATTCCATCTGGGCGCCGGCGCGCTGGCCCTGCTGTGGCTGCTGCCCATCGCCCTGGTCCTGGTGAGCAGCCTGCGCTCCTTCGACGACATCGCCGCCCACGGACTCGGCGGCCTGCCGCACTCGTTCACCCTGGACAACTTCCGCCAGGCCTGGGTCGACGGCGGCCAGCAGCGCGCCCTGATCAACAGCCTGCTCGTCACCGTCCCGTGCGTCCTCGCCACCCTCGCGCTCGCCGCCATGGCCGCGTTCGCCCTGAGCCGCTACGAACTCCCCTTCCGGCGCTCCCTGTTGCTGCTGATGCTCGGCGGCAACCTGCTCCCGCCGCAGATCCTGCTCATCCCCGTCTCCAAGCTGAGCGAGATGATCGGCGTCTACGACACCCTGCCCGCCCTCGTCGGCGTACAGATCGGCTTCGGCGTCGGCTTCTACGTCTTCGTGCTGCACGGGTTCATGCGGGCCATCCCCGCCGAGATCCAGCAGGCCGCCGTCGTCGACGGCGCCGGACCCTGGCAGGTGTTCTGGCGGATCATCCTCCCGCTGACCCGGCCCGCGCTCGCCGCGCTCAGCGCCCTGTCCTTCACCTGGATCTTCAACGACCTGCTGTGGGCCATCACCGTGCTGCGCAGCGACACCAAGATGCCCATCACCGCCGCCCTCATCGGACTCCAGGGCCAGTACGTCTCCATGTGGAACGTCATCGCCGCCGGATCCGTCATCGCCGCCGCGCCCACCGTCGCCGTCTTCCTGCGCTTCCAGCGGCACTTCGTGGCCGGCCTCAACCTGGGAGCGGTCAAGTGA
- a CDS encoding ABC transporter substrate-binding protein, translating into MTHPQPSRRQLLAGLGAAGTAALLSGCVTSTSSAKSSSSGAVTLQSNLSAPQAKAAMKDIVAAYGKKKTGDVSLNTVAAETFRTQLPTYLTSANPPDVYTWYPGSVADAYAKKDLLLDLGELWDGPQLKGYSKALHSLCTASSGKKVFVPTTYYWWGMFYRKSNFAKWGVSEPKTWDEFLDLCDKLKGKGVAPIGLGAGGNTAWVASAWFDYLDIRINGAKYHRELLAGKHRFDDPQVRRVFDRWREVLPYFDPNGTAGAFQDATTALLNGRSGMMLIGTFFADAAPKDALDDIDFFRFPVIDPKVPLAEEAPTDGYFASARTGRREGVLDLLGYLATAEAQEIYIKGSSGTVLPCHPDAKDAGTPLVTKGRRHIEEAVEITQFFNRDSSDALQPTADTALTRFLAKPKEIDSILTDWQREAEKIWKA; encoded by the coding sequence ATGACCCACCCCCAGCCCAGCCGACGGCAACTCCTCGCCGGACTCGGCGCCGCCGGGACGGCCGCGCTGCTCAGCGGCTGCGTCACCTCCACCTCGTCCGCGAAGTCCTCCTCCTCGGGCGCGGTCACCCTCCAGTCCAACCTCTCCGCCCCCCAGGCCAAGGCCGCGATGAAGGACATCGTCGCCGCCTACGGCAAGAAGAAGACCGGGGACGTCAGCCTCAACACGGTGGCCGCGGAGACCTTCCGCACCCAGCTGCCGACCTACCTCACCTCCGCCAACCCGCCGGACGTCTACACCTGGTACCCCGGCTCCGTCGCCGACGCCTACGCCAAGAAGGACCTCCTGCTCGACCTCGGCGAGCTCTGGGACGGACCCCAGCTCAAGGGCTACTCCAAGGCCCTGCACTCCCTGTGCACCGCGAGCTCCGGCAAGAAGGTCTTCGTCCCCACCACCTACTACTGGTGGGGCATGTTCTACCGGAAGTCCAACTTCGCCAAGTGGGGCGTGAGCGAGCCGAAGACCTGGGACGAGTTCCTCGACCTGTGCGACAAGCTCAAGGGCAAGGGTGTCGCCCCCATCGGCCTGGGCGCCGGCGGCAACACCGCCTGGGTGGCCTCCGCCTGGTTCGACTACCTCGACATCCGTATCAACGGCGCGAAGTACCACCGCGAACTCCTCGCGGGCAAGCACCGGTTCGACGACCCGCAGGTCCGCCGCGTCTTCGACCGCTGGCGCGAGGTCCTGCCGTACTTCGACCCGAACGGCACCGCGGGCGCCTTCCAGGACGCCACCACCGCGCTCCTCAACGGCCGCAGCGGCATGATGCTCATCGGCACCTTCTTCGCCGACGCGGCCCCCAAGGACGCGCTCGACGACATCGACTTCTTCCGCTTCCCCGTCATCGACCCGAAGGTGCCGCTCGCCGAAGAGGCCCCCACCGACGGCTACTTCGCCAGCGCCCGCACCGGCCGCCGCGAGGGAGTGCTCGATCTGCTCGGCTACCTCGCCACCGCCGAGGCGCAGGAGATCTACATCAAGGGCTCCTCCGGCACCGTCCTGCCCTGCCACCCCGACGCGAAGGACGCCGGCACCCCGCTGGTGACGAAGGGCCGCCGGCACATCGAGGAGGCCGTCGAGATCACCCAGTTCTTCAACCGCGACTCCAGCGACGCCCTCCAGCCCACCGCCGACACCGCGCTGACCAGGTTCCTCGCCAAGCCCAAGGAGATCGACTCCATCCTCACCGACTGGCAGCGCGAGGCCGAGAAGATCTGGAAGGCCTGA